The Euphorbia lathyris chromosome 3, ddEupLath1.1, whole genome shotgun sequence genome contains a region encoding:
- the LOC136224792 gene encoding endochitinase PR4-like translates to MASYVLSYVVVSVFLIISQNVMAQNSVADIVTPDFFNSIINQAGPECVGKNFYTRDAFLNALNFYPQFGQIGSADDSKREIAAFFAHVTHETGSFCSIEEKDGAIQDYCDESKTEYPCGAGKLYFGRGPLQLTWNYNYGAAGRANEFDGLNEPERVANDVVLSFKTALWFWMTNVRPVVTQGFGATIRAINSGECNGGRPDTVQSRIGFYTDYCSRFGIATNDNISC, encoded by the exons ATGGCGAGCTATGTTCTATCATACGTTGTCGTTTCAGTTTTTCTGATCATTTCCCAAAATGTAATGGCACAGAACTCCGTTGCTGATATAGTCACTCCTGATTTCTTTAACAGCATAATAAATCAAGCTGGTCCTGAATGTGTCGGGAAGAATTTCTACACCAGAGATGCATTTCTTAATGCTCTTAATTTTTATCCTCAGTTTGGTCAAATTGGATCCGCCGATGATTCTAAACGCGAAATTGCTGCTTTTTTCGCTCATGTTACTCATGAGACCGGAA GCTTTTGCTCCATAGAAGAGAAAGATGGAGCGATACAAGATTACTGCGATGAATCAAAGACAGAATACCCATGTGGTGCAGGCAAGTTATACTTCGGAAGAGGACCTCTTCAATTAACTTGGAATTACAACTATGGAGCTGCTGGTCGAGCTAACGAATTCGACGGTTTAAATGAACCTGAAAGAGTTGCAAATGATGTTGTTTTGTCGTTTAAGACAGCACTTTGGTTTTGGATGACTAATGTACGACCTGTCGTAACCCAAGGTTTTGGAGCTACCATTAGAGCCATTAATAGTGGTGAATGTAATGGTGGTAGACCTGATACTGTTCAGTCTCGAATTGGGTTTTACACTGATTACTGTAGCAGGTTTGGTATTGCAACTAATGATAATATTAGTTGTTAA